A portion of the Amia ocellicauda isolate fAmiCal2 chromosome 22, fAmiCal2.hap1, whole genome shotgun sequence genome contains these proteins:
- the fstl3 gene encoding follistatin-related protein 3 isoform X2: MSILIAVNIVIFVAWWEIIGRCPANAGMCWLQQAKEPRCAMVLMRGVTREECCGNGSLDTAWSNSTLPINEVSLLGFLGIVSCKPCKETCDGVDCGIGKVCRIKNGRPHCACNPDCSNITRRQPVCGADGHTYRDECALLLARCRGQPDLEIMYQGECKKSCSNVVCPGTHTCVTDQTDSAHCVMCRTAPCPPPMASEQPICGNDNITYPSACHLRRATCFLGRSIGIRHYGYCTHVPKHALGRDESEENSV; this comes from the exons ATGAGTATTTTAATTGCCGTTAATATTGTGATTTTCGTCGCCTGGTGGGAGATTATTGGACGTTGCCCTGCGAATG cggGGATGTGCTGGCTGCAACAGGCCAAGGAGCCACGCTGTGCCATGGTGCTGATGAGGGGGGTGACCCGCGAGGAGTGCTGTGGCAATGGGAGTCTGGATACAGCCTGGTCCAACAGCACACTGCCCATCAACGAGGTTAGCCTGCTGGGCTTCCTGGGGATCGTATCGTGCAAGCCATGCAAAG AGACGTGTGACGGGGTGGACTGCGGCATTGGCAAGGTGTGCCGGATAAAGAATGGCCGTCCGCATTGCGCCTGCAACCCTGACTGCTCCAACATCACGCGCAGGCAGCCCGTATGCGGCGCTGACGGACACACCTACCGGGACGAGTGCGCGCTCCTATTGGCCAGGTGCCGGGGGCAGCCCGACCTGGAGATCATGTACCAGGGAGAGTGCAAAA AGTCCTGCTCCAACGTGGTGTGCCCGGGCACTCATACCTGTGTGACAGACCAGACCGACAGCGCCCATTGCGTCATGTGTCGCACGGCCCCCTGCCCCCCGCCCATGGCATCTGAGCAGCCCATCTGCGGCAACGACAACATCACCTACCCCAGCGCCTGCCACCTGCGACGGGCAACCTGCTTCCTGGGCAGATCCATCGGCATCCGCCACTATGGCTACTGCACAC ATGTACCGAAACATGCCCTGGGCCGAGATGAGAGCGAGGAAAACTCGGTGTAG
- the fstl3 gene encoding follistatin-related protein 3 isoform X1: MSILIAVNIVIFVAWWEIIGRCPANAGMCWLQQAKEPRCAMVLMRGVTREECCGNGSLDTAWSNSTLPINEVSLLGFLGIVSCKPCKETCDGVDCGIGKVCRIKNGRPHCACNPDCSNITRRQPVCGADGHTYRDECALLLARCRGQPDLEIMYQGECKKSCSNVVCPGTHTCVTDQTDSAHCVMCRTAPCPPPMASEQPICGNDNITYPSACHLRRATCFLGRSIGIRHYGYCTRKTNVPKHALGRDESEENSV, translated from the exons ATGAGTATTTTAATTGCCGTTAATATTGTGATTTTCGTCGCCTGGTGGGAGATTATTGGACGTTGCCCTGCGAATG cggGGATGTGCTGGCTGCAACAGGCCAAGGAGCCACGCTGTGCCATGGTGCTGATGAGGGGGGTGACCCGCGAGGAGTGCTGTGGCAATGGGAGTCTGGATACAGCCTGGTCCAACAGCACACTGCCCATCAACGAGGTTAGCCTGCTGGGCTTCCTGGGGATCGTATCGTGCAAGCCATGCAAAG AGACGTGTGACGGGGTGGACTGCGGCATTGGCAAGGTGTGCCGGATAAAGAATGGCCGTCCGCATTGCGCCTGCAACCCTGACTGCTCCAACATCACGCGCAGGCAGCCCGTATGCGGCGCTGACGGACACACCTACCGGGACGAGTGCGCGCTCCTATTGGCCAGGTGCCGGGGGCAGCCCGACCTGGAGATCATGTACCAGGGAGAGTGCAAAA AGTCCTGCTCCAACGTGGTGTGCCCGGGCACTCATACCTGTGTGACAGACCAGACCGACAGCGCCCATTGCGTCATGTGTCGCACGGCCCCCTGCCCCCCGCCCATGGCATCTGAGCAGCCCATCTGCGGCAACGACAACATCACCTACCCCAGCGCCTGCCACCTGCGACGGGCAACCTGCTTCCTGGGCAGATCCATCGGCATCCGCCACTATGGCTACTGCACACGTAAGACCA ATGTACCGAAACATGCCCTGGGCCGAGATGAGAGCGAGGAAAACTCGGTGTAG